A window of Coleofasciculus chthonoplastes PCC 7420 genomic DNA:
TATCGGCTTCAAGTATACTGACAACTGTGTTGCTTGTACCGAAGTCAATTGCAACTGTATTTGTCATTTGTCATTTGTCATTTGTTAAATAGTTATCGCAATCAAAAGGTAGTCAGGGCGGGTTTTGCACAAAAGTTATCATTAACAGCGAAACAAAGTCCCTAAACCCGCCCCTACACACTCATTAATGTGACACTCCCCTCGGTAGGTTACGACTTACTTTAGCGGGACAAAGTATTCGATCATGATCTCGATAACCAACAAATCGAATATAAACCAGTTCTCCTTCTGTGATATCGTCAACATCAGGTTGGTGCAGTTGGGAATTATAAGGAACCTGTTCCCAAGGTTGACCAATGGGTTCATATCCCCAATTCTGAATCAGATTTTCTAATGGAGTAAAGAGTGCGACTAAATTTTTAGCTGGTAAATCCGGGCGTTCTTCAATCATCCGGCAAGCGGTGGGATAATTGGTCAATAGGGGGCGTAGTTGTTCAAAGGTGGTATCTTGGATGTCTGTGGATAGTTGCTGCGATCGCGCTTCGAGTTCATAGCGCAGCCGCTGACATTGTGCCTCTAATTCCTCGATTTGAGTGGAGTCAGCAACTGAAACTGAGGCTGAATGGTTTTCAGGTCTTTTTTTGGGACCAAAGCGACTAATAAGGAAAGTGGTGAAGATAAACCACAGCAGTAAACCAAGCCCCAAGAGGTTAGGATCATGAGCCATGTTACCACTCCTGTTAATATTGATTTAGGCTCGTGGTTTGATCTGTAGTTATGGTTTCGTCACCTTCATAGTATTCTGGCAGCAATTCTTGGCTTTCTACGTCTCCGAGATCCGCTTCAATCCCTTTGGTGGTTTCGGTACAACTTGATCCGGTAGCACCGATGACGGTTTCAGTGATTTTGCCATCTTTGCCGATGCGATATTCGATCTTTTGATACTCTGCCATAATTCTTGCCGAACCCAACAATTAACTACAGTTCACACCTCCCCTATTCTACAGTACACAGCACAGTAAGATATCGATTGGATTAGATTTTTCTCTAACTCCTGTTCACTCTGGGTCATAACTGACTCTCGCTAAAATTTTTTGGATTCCTTTAAAAAAATAATGTTGTAGCTCATCAGGGGGCAACTCCTTTAAACCAACCTTGATTCCATAAATAGCCAGGTAAGTCTCCAGCTTCAACTAAGGCTTTGATTGTTTGGTCATCGCTGGCTTTGTATACTTTGCTTATGCCTTGTTCTTTGATCAGCCCAAAAATACTGTTTAGGGGAACTGCGTTCAAGAAGTCGGGGGAATGGGTAGAAATAAAAACTTGACCACCGCGATCGCTATAGCTGGCAAATTCTTCGGCGAGTGCTTGAAGTAAGGTGGGGTAAAGTTGGTTTTCGGGTTCTTCGACACAAAGTAAAGGGTGAGGTTTGGGGTCAAAGAGTAAAATTAGGTAGGCAAACATTTTCATCGTGCCGTCGGAGACATAGCGATCAATAAAGGGATCTTTGAATGCTTGGTCTTGAAAACGCAGGATTAATCTACCGTCTGCGGTGTTTTTGGCTTCTACTTGGGAAATACCCGGAACCCGATCGCGCATTTTTTCTAGAATTTGCTTAAATATTTCGGGATAGTCTTGATAAATATATTGGGCAACTATGGCTAGGTTGTCTCCGGTGGGAGAGAGGTGTTCGGCGTAGAGCGCATCTTTACTCCCTCTCGCATCGCTAATATGAAAGTCGGATACATGCCAATTTTCGATTAGGGAGCGAAAAGCACTGGCGGCTTTAAAGCGTTGAAATTGCCCTAAGCCTTTGATGGCTAGAATATCGGGGGATTCTAATTGTTGTTCTTCTCGTTTTAGGTTTTCTTCGGTTTGGTCAAAGTTTTCTTCGTTGATGATGGCGTAGCCTTTGCCTTTTTGGAAGTCAAGGAAGTGATAAGGGGAACCGTATTCGCCGCGTTTGTAGCGTAATATTTCTCGTTTGATTACAGGGCGTTTTTTTTCTTGTCCAACGATTAGCACATAAGTGACGAGGCGTTCTGTTTCCACAATCTTCATGCGAAATTTCAATTCTATTTCGATGTCTTCTTGTTCTTTGCCTCTAGTGATGACTTCATTAAACCCACCTCTAACTTGGAGGGCTTGGCGAATGTTATTTTTGAGGGCATCCCGAAGAAAACCAAAAATATCAAACAGGGTAGATTTGCCTGTGCCGTTGGCTCCGATCATGACACAAAACCCTGGAATATCCTTAATTTCTAGGGACTCAAAAAGGCGGTAATTATTGATTTTGATGGAAACAATTTTCATAATGTTATCCTAATAAACCAGCGCCGAACAACCAGGGGTGTTAAT
This region includes:
- a CDS encoding nucleotide exchange factor GrpE; this translates as MAHDPNLLGLGLLLWFIFTTFLISRFGPKKRPENHSASVSVADSTQIEELEAQCQRLRYELEARSQQLSTDIQDTTFEQLRPLLTNYPTACRMIEERPDLPAKNLVALFTPLENLIQNWGYEPIGQPWEQVPYNSQLHQPDVDDITEGELVYIRFVGYRDHDRILCPAKVSRNLPRGVSH
- a CDS encoding DUF2997 domain-containing protein, giving the protein MAEYQKIEYRIGKDGKITETVIGATGSSCTETTKGIEADLGDVESQELLPEYYEGDETITTDQTTSLNQY
- a CDS encoding AAA family ATPase, with amino-acid sequence MKIVSIKINNYRLFESLEIKDIPGFCVMIGANGTGKSTLFDIFGFLRDALKNNIRQALQVRGGFNEVITRGKEQEDIEIELKFRMKIVETERLVTYVLIVGQEKKRPVIKREILRYKRGEYGSPYHFLDFQKGKGYAIINEENFDQTEENLKREEQQLESPDILAIKGLGQFQRFKAASAFRSLIENWHVSDFHISDARGSKDALYAEHLSPTGDNLAIVAQYIYQDYPEIFKQILEKMRDRVPGISQVEAKNTADGRLILRFQDQAFKDPFIDRYVSDGTMKMFAYLILLFDPKPHPLLCVEEPENQLYPTLLQALAEEFASYSDRGGQVFISTHSPDFLNAVPLNSIFGLIKEQGISKVYKASDDQTIKALVEAGDLPGYLWNQGWFKGVAP